A segment of the Rhizoctonia solani chromosome 12, complete sequence genome:
GGAACAATAGATTCCCTTGACTCCAatgtgtcatgccctagaggcatgaccaccttagaatccactaagtcgaagaaatagtgaatatatgcgctattttcatgaagatttatggatatatgcagatttatgctatttaagcgctgagcgcatattatgtaatcctatcacatgaccttcagtcatgtgatcacgtttttcttatctttggtcatgtgaccttatctttgttctTGTGTTTGCTCATGTATGTACTATTCCCTCtacttgttgaatatataaggagggttctgagagccttaagcctcagaactcaacctcttatccccttccacacctacctaccctaagacatacacttaagagtattgcctgagagcataccagtccctgtcaaaggttccttgccctgctgtcttaacagcattagtgcactttactttataggtcttgtcctaccctttcctggctttgccttgagcattgttaggacctacttgctgataagtcctatattaggcaatagcttgttaggtttaccctgtggtagttgtcggctctgacattaggttgagttcttcatcaccaacccttGTGGGCTATTAGGgtgttagtactggcacgacccatcaagaaccagtgatccagcataaccagataataatcaaaactggtgattgttgcactagggggttattgttacacggCTAGCATTGCAAACGTCCACCCAAAAGTCTGCCACGACTTCTTCTGCgtcacagacagtcaaaaacccgcttgtgcaaaacctgctactgtatcacgcccatccaaggcttgttgatcagttgtaaggagcattcaacgctaggtattgagacagtgattagcgtaaagaataaactgtgagcttagtggggccaatcatctagcctccccttattcctaaactagtagtgaagttgccttattTAGCAAGGACGCTACTTAGTATCTATCATATCCATCCTTCTCCACCATGTCTACCCAACCTTCCACCTATGTCCATGCCAACCCCAATGCGCTGTCAgtccccaccaatatccaggagatacctgcgtgggcccaggagatcaaaaacctcctcctggctatgaaCCAAAATCTATCCTTGGTCATAGGACAAGCAGCTGCCCACCATACAGACATTGGCACCACTCAGGCTACCCTCAACAACCATGATAGTAGCATCACcaaccttgacgccctcattgttaaactaggggctgatattgccaaaattggcaccgctgctgcttctggttcctcccttgccttggctaccaaggctccTAAACTTGCAAcgccagacaaatttgatggGTCAGACAAAAATAAGGCAATCTCTTTCAGAGTTGCTGTTtctcattatctcaggatctcatatcctggctcaacGGTGGATGAGCAAATTGCCTTCATTATctcctgcctggatggcaaggcccatgagtggcttgagccctaccTGGAAGAGGACGTCGTTAAAGGGAACCCTgtttcttggctccacaatctggatgccttctggctgcaattcaatgcacgctggaatgtccaaaataggacaGAGAACTTCCGTGCCAAGTTGCGCACcctcaaacaaaccaagggagtccaagattattgcaaggacttccagacctattctcaaggtcttggttaCAACAACCCCTCTCTCAGGGAtatgttctatgatggcttatcccacaaaattaaggaaactctcatggttcaagattatgaccatgcagatgcctctgtaactcttgcaactcttgcagagaaggcccttaaagtGGATCAACGCCTAGAGCAGTTTGCGGCCCAGCACAAGGgtccctcttcctcttcaaaccaatctggaagcaaatccagcactTCTAtgtcagcagcagcccagggagcgcccagggataaactgtctgttggggaacaaGTGTATGcaattgtggatggaaaggctaagAAGGGGGTTCTACAAAAGGTTGGCCAAAATGCCAAGGGAATAGCAGTTC
Coding sequences within it:
- a CDS encoding Transposon Tf2-1 polyprotein translates to MSTQPSTYVHANPNALSVPTNIQEIPAWAQEIKNLLLAMNQNLSLVIGQAAAHHTDIGTTQATLNNHDSSITNLDALIVKLGADIAKIGTAAASGSSLALATKAPKLATPDKFDGSDKNKAISFRVAVSHYLRISYPGSTVDEQIAFIISCLDGKAHEWLEPYLEEDVVKGNPVSWLHNLDAFWLQFNARWNVQNRTENFRAKLRTLKQTKGVQDYCKDFQTYSQGLGYNNPSLRDMFYDGLSHKIKETLMVQDYDHADASVTLATLAEKALKVDQRLEQFAAQHKGPSSSSNQSGSKSSTSMSAAAQGAPRDKLSVGEQVYAIVDGKAKKGVLQKVGQNAKGIAVPIVKWNDGTTMDVTFKSLKKDNHPATVTSSTAPKAPSSSLRNSGPSPMDLDSASSKGKKPIICATCGGRGHYANQCPSKSYSGHEAHISEDELENGDL